In a genomic window of Buteo buteo chromosome 29, bButBut1.hap1.1, whole genome shotgun sequence:
- the B3GAT3 gene encoding galactosylgalactosylxylosylprotein 3-beta-glucuronosyltransferase 3, whose protein sequence is MRVKLKNVFIVYFVVSLVGLLCALLQLGQPCDCSLQLQAERRRSRDRDRLLAELRGGGARGEPRAQGGGRALPTIYVVTPTYARPVQKAELVRLSQTLLHVRALHWVVVEDAAAPTALVGGLLAASGVPFTHLNVETPPERRRRPGDPPWLRPRGVEQRNRALQWLRETRAPGESGVVYFADDDNTYSLRLFEEMRSTRGVAVWPVGLVGGLRFERPLVAGGRVVGFHTAWKPERPFPLDMAGFAVGLPLLLARPAARFDPQAERGYLESSLLGGLVSPAELEPKADNCTQVLVWHTRTEKPKLRQEEQLQREGRGSDPHIEV, encoded by the exons ATGAGGGTGAAGCTGAAGAACGTTTTCATCGTCTACTTCGTGGTGTCTCTGGTAGGGCTGCTCTGTGCCCTGCTGCAGCTCG gGCAGCCCTGCGACTGCTCGCTCCAGCTACAGGCCGagcggcggcggagccgggaccgggaccggctgctggcagagctgcggggtgggggggcccggggggagCCCCGAGCGCAGGGGGGAGGCCGGGCCCTGCCCACCATCTACGTGGTGACCCCCACCTACGCCAG GCCAGTGCAGAAGGCGGAGCTGGTGCGGCTGTCGCAGACGTTGCTGCACGTGCGGGCGCTGCactgggtggtggtggaggaCGCGGCAGCCCCCACGGCTCTGGTGGGGGGATTGTTGGCCGCCAGCGGGGTGCCCTTCACCCACCTGAACGTCGAGACCCCCCCCGAACGTCGTCGCCGTCCCGGGGACCCCCCCTGGCTGCGCCCCCGCGGCGTCGAACAACGCAACCGGGCGCTGCAGTGGCTGCGGGAGACGCGGGCGCCCGGGGAGAGCGGCGTGGTCTACTTCGCCGACGACGACAACACCTACAGCCTGCGCCTCTTCGAGGag ATGCGCAGCACCCGCGGCGTGGCGGTCTGGCCGGTGGGACTGGTGGGGGGCCTACGTTTCGAACGACCGCTGGTAGCGGGGGGCCGGGTGGTGGGCTTCCATACCGCCTGGAAACCGGAACGCCCCTTCCCGTTGGATATGGCCGGCTTCGCCGTGGGGCTGCCCCTGTTGCTGGCGCGGCCCGCCGCCCGCTTCGACCCCCAGGCCGAGAGGGGCTACCTGGAGAGCAGTCTGCTGGGGGGGCTCGTCTCCCCCGCCGAGCTGGAGCCCAAGGCCGACAACTGCACCCAG GTGCTGGTGTGGCACACGCGGACGGAGAAGCCGAAGCTGcggcaggaggagcagctgcagcGCGAGGGACGGGGTTCCGACCCCCACATCGAGGTGTGA
- the GANAB gene encoding neutral alpha-glucosidase AB isoform X2 has protein sequence MAAAPGRRRPAVLLWAAVCLATALAVDRSNFKTCEQSGFCRRQRGLQPGHSPYRALLESLQLGPDAARLQLVNEVTKVPLLLELWGLQGNVTRIRIKELNPLRPRFEVPDVLVAEPPVERLAVTGRDEGSLELSLGPAGHRLLVTEKPFRMDLLQGRELLCSVNARGLLFFEHLRHRRDSDTPREPTAEEGGAAEGQEETTGGTEDASNQSEKPTEATAEAVEEPGSWEETFKTHTDTKPNGPTSVGLDFSLPGFEHVYGIPEHADSLRLRTTEGGDPYRLYNLDVFQYELYNPMALYGSVPLLLAHSARRTLGIFWLNAAETWVDISSNTAGKTLFGKLLDYMQGGGETPQTDVRWMSESGIIDVFLLLGPTPAAVAGQYAALTGTQALPPLFALGYHQSRWNYNDEEDVAAVERGFEEHAVPCDVLWLDIEHADGKRYFTWDPSKFPRPRDMLERLAAKKRKMVSIVDPHIKVDSGYRVHNELRSRGFYVKTKDGSDYEGWCWPGSAAYPDFTNPEMRAWWASMFAYDQYEGSTENLFTWNDMNEPSVFSGPEVTMHKDAVHHGGWEHRDLHNLYGLYVQMATAEGQIQRSGGQHRPFVLSRAFFAGSQRYGAVWTGDNAAEWEHLKISIPMCLSFGLAGLSFCGSDVGGFFKNPEAELLVRWYQAGAFQPFFRAHAHLDTARREPWLFGEENVALIRAAIRQRYALLPFWYTAFYRSHRHGLPVMRPLWMEYPEDATTFAIDDQYMIDRALLVHPVTEQGARGVQVYLPGKGEVWYDVTSHQKHHAPQTLYVPVTMSSVPVFQRGGTVVPRQERVRRSTECMRGDPFTLYVALSPQGTAEGDLFLDDGQSFDYETKARYLHLQFTFAGNTLTASSADPRGSFDTPAWLERVVILGTGKPATVVLRPADGSETRLDFQHEAETSVLTLRKPGVRIGDDWAIVLR, from the exons atggcggcggcgccggggaG gcggAGGCCGGCGGTGCTGCTGTGGGCGGCCGTTTGCCTGGCGACTGCCCTGGCCGTGGACCGGAGCAACTTCAAGACGTGTGAACAAAGCGGTTTCTGCAG GCGCCAGCGCGGCCTGCAGCCCGGCCACTCGCCGTACCGGGCCCTCCTGGAATCGTTGCAGCTCGGACCAGACGCCGCCAGGTTACAGCTCGTTAACGAAGTCACCAAG gtcccgctgctgctggagctgtggGGGCTGCAAGGGAACGTCACCCGTATCCGCATCAAGGAGCTGAACCCGCTGCGGCCGCGGTTCGAGGTGCCGGATGTGCTGGTGGCTGAGCCACCGGTGGAACG GTTGGCGGTGACGGGGCGAGATGAGGGGAGCCTGGAGCTGTCGCTGGGCCCCGCCGGACACCGGTTGCTGGTGACAGAGAAGCCATTCCGCATGGACCTGCTGCAGGGAcgggagctgctctgcagcgTCAACGCCCGCGGGCTCCTCTTCTTCGAGCACCTCCGACACCGCCGGGACTC GGACACCCCCAGGGAGCCCACGGCAGAAGAAGGGGGGGCTGCCGAGGGGCAGGAGGAAACCACTGGCGGGACGGAGGACGCCAGTAACCAGAGCGAGAAG CCTACGGAGGCCACGGCTGAGGCCGTGGAGGAGCCGGGCTCCTGGGAGGAGACATTCAAGACACACACGGACACCAAACCTAACG GGCCCACCTCAGTGGGGTTGGACTTCTCCCTGCCCGGCTTCGAGCACGTTTACGGCATCCCCGAGCACGCCGACAGCCTGCGGCTCCGCACCACCGA GGGGGGAGACCCGTACCGCCTCTACAACCTGGACGTCTTCCAGTACGAGCTCTACAACCCCATGGCACTCTACGGCTCCGTCCCACTCCTGCTAGCACACAGCGCCCGTCGCACCCTCGGCATCTTCTGGCTCAACGCTGCCGAGACCTGGGTGGATATCAGCTCCAACACTGCTGGCAAG ACACTTTTTGGGAAGCTGCTGGATTACATGCAGGGCGGGGGCGAGACGCCGCAGACGGATGTGCGCTGGATGTCGGAAAGCGGCATCATCGACgtttttctgctgctgggcCCCACACCCGCCGCCGTGGCAGGGCAGTACGCCGCCCTCACCG GCACCCAGGCGCTGCCCCCCCTCTTTGCTTTGGGTTACCACCAGAGCCGCTGGAATTACAATGACGAGGAGGACGTGGCAGCGGTGGAGCGGGGTTTCGAGGAACACGCCGTCCCCTGCGATGTCCTCTGGCTGGATATCGAACACGCTGACGGCAAACGTTACTTCACTTGGGACCCCAGCAAGTTCCCCCGACCCCGTGACATGCTGGAACGCCTGGCTGCCAAGAAACGCAAG ATGGTCAGCATCGTGGACCCCCACATCAAAGTGGACAGCGGGTACCGCGTTCACAACGAGCTGCGCTCCCGCGGCTTCTACGTCAAGACGAAAGATGGCAGCGACTACGAGGGCTGGTGCTGGCCAG gctctgctgcatACCCCGACTTCACCAACCCTGAGATGCGCGCGTGGTGGGCCTCCATGTTTGCCTATGACCAGTACGAG ggctcgACCGAGAACCTTTTCACTTGGAACGACATGAACGAGCCCTCGGTCTTCAGCGGCCCTGAGGTGACGATGCACAAGGACGCCGTGCACCACGGCGGCTGGGAGCACCGAGACCTCCACAACCTCTACGGCCTCTACGTG CAAATGGCGACAGCCGAGGGGCAGATCCAGCGCTCGGGTGGGCAGCACCGACCCTTCGTCCTGAGCCGGGCTTTCTTCGCTGGCTCCCAGCGTTACG GCGCGGTGTGGACGGGTGACAATGCGGCCGAGTGGGAGCACCTGAAGATTTCCATCCCCATGTGCCTGAGCTTCGGCCTCGCCGGTCTCTCCTTCTGCGGCT CGGACGTGGGGGGCTTTTTCAAGAACCCCGAAGCGGAGCTGCTGGTGCGGTGGTACCAAGCGGGCGCTTTCCAACCCTTTTTCCGCGCCCACGCTCACCTGGATACGGCGCGCCGCGAACCCTGGCTTTTCGGGGAGGAAAACGTGGCGCTGATCCGCGCCGCCATCCGCCAGCGTTACGCTCTCCTCCCGTTTTGGTACACCGCTTTCTACCGCAGCCACCGCCACGGGCTGCCCGTCATGAG gCCGCTTTGGATGGAGTACCCCGAGGATGCCACCACCTTCGCCATCGATGACCAGTACATGATcg ACAGGGCGCTGCTGGTGCACCCCGTGACGGAGCAGGGTGCCCGTGGGGTGCAGGTTTACTTACCCGGCAAGGGAGAG GTCTGGTACGACGTCACCTCCCACCAGAAGCACCACGCACCCCAGACGCTCTACGTGCCGGTGACCATGAGCAGC gTGCCGGTGTTCCAGCGCGGGGGGACGGTGGTGCCGCGGCAGGAGAGGGTGCGACGTTCCACCGAGTGCATGCGGGGGGACCCCTTCACCCTCTACGTGGCCCTCAGCCCCCAG GGCACAGCCGAGGGCGATCTTTTCCTGGATGACGGGCAGAGTTTTGACTACGAGACAAAGGCGCGCTATTTGCACCTGCAATTCACCTTCGCTGGCAACACGCTGACAGCCAG CTCCGCGGACCCCCGGGGTTCCTTCGACACCCCGGCTTGGCTGGAGCGTGTGGTGATCCTGGGCACGGGGAAACCGGCCACTGTCGTTCTCCGTCCTGCGG acgGCTCCGAAACGCGCCTCGACTTCCAGCACGAGGCCGAGACTTCCGTCCTCACCCTGCGCAAACCGGGGGTCCGCATCGGCGACGACTGGGCCATCGTCCTCCGATAA
- the GANAB gene encoding neutral alpha-glucosidase AB isoform X1: MAAAPGRRRPAVLLWAAVCLATALAVDRSNFKTCEQSGFCRRQRGLQPGHSPYRALLESLQLGPDAARLQLVNEVTKVPLLLELWGLQGNVTRIRIKELNPLRPRFEVPDVLVAEPPVERLAVTGRDEGSLELSLGPAGHRLLVTEKPFRMDLLQGRELLCSVNARGLLFFEHLRHRRDSFSDKVSSSVGSLWDKIKTLFHRDTPREPTAEEGGAAEGQEETTGGTEDASNQSEKPTEATAEAVEEPGSWEETFKTHTDTKPNGPTSVGLDFSLPGFEHVYGIPEHADSLRLRTTEGGDPYRLYNLDVFQYELYNPMALYGSVPLLLAHSARRTLGIFWLNAAETWVDISSNTAGKTLFGKLLDYMQGGGETPQTDVRWMSESGIIDVFLLLGPTPAAVAGQYAALTGTQALPPLFALGYHQSRWNYNDEEDVAAVERGFEEHAVPCDVLWLDIEHADGKRYFTWDPSKFPRPRDMLERLAAKKRKMVSIVDPHIKVDSGYRVHNELRSRGFYVKTKDGSDYEGWCWPGSAAYPDFTNPEMRAWWASMFAYDQYEGSTENLFTWNDMNEPSVFSGPEVTMHKDAVHHGGWEHRDLHNLYGLYVQMATAEGQIQRSGGQHRPFVLSRAFFAGSQRYGAVWTGDNAAEWEHLKISIPMCLSFGLAGLSFCGSDVGGFFKNPEAELLVRWYQAGAFQPFFRAHAHLDTARREPWLFGEENVALIRAAIRQRYALLPFWYTAFYRSHRHGLPVMRPLWMEYPEDATTFAIDDQYMIDRALLVHPVTEQGARGVQVYLPGKGEVWYDVTSHQKHHAPQTLYVPVTMSSVPVFQRGGTVVPRQERVRRSTECMRGDPFTLYVALSPQGTAEGDLFLDDGQSFDYETKARYLHLQFTFAGNTLTASSADPRGSFDTPAWLERVVILGTGKPATVVLRPADGSETRLDFQHEAETSVLTLRKPGVRIGDDWAIVLR; the protein is encoded by the exons atggcggcggcgccggggaG gcggAGGCCGGCGGTGCTGCTGTGGGCGGCCGTTTGCCTGGCGACTGCCCTGGCCGTGGACCGGAGCAACTTCAAGACGTGTGAACAAAGCGGTTTCTGCAG GCGCCAGCGCGGCCTGCAGCCCGGCCACTCGCCGTACCGGGCCCTCCTGGAATCGTTGCAGCTCGGACCAGACGCCGCCAGGTTACAGCTCGTTAACGAAGTCACCAAG gtcccgctgctgctggagctgtggGGGCTGCAAGGGAACGTCACCCGTATCCGCATCAAGGAGCTGAACCCGCTGCGGCCGCGGTTCGAGGTGCCGGATGTGCTGGTGGCTGAGCCACCGGTGGAACG GTTGGCGGTGACGGGGCGAGATGAGGGGAGCCTGGAGCTGTCGCTGGGCCCCGCCGGACACCGGTTGCTGGTGACAGAGAAGCCATTCCGCATGGACCTGCTGCAGGGAcgggagctgctctgcagcgTCAACGCCCGCGGGCTCCTCTTCTTCGAGCACCTCCGACACCGCCGGGACTC TTTCTCGGATAAAGTTAGTAGCTCGGTCGGTAGCTTGTGGGATAAGATCAAGACCCTTTTCCATAG GGACACCCCCAGGGAGCCCACGGCAGAAGAAGGGGGGGCTGCCGAGGGGCAGGAGGAAACCACTGGCGGGACGGAGGACGCCAGTAACCAGAGCGAGAAG CCTACGGAGGCCACGGCTGAGGCCGTGGAGGAGCCGGGCTCCTGGGAGGAGACATTCAAGACACACACGGACACCAAACCTAACG GGCCCACCTCAGTGGGGTTGGACTTCTCCCTGCCCGGCTTCGAGCACGTTTACGGCATCCCCGAGCACGCCGACAGCCTGCGGCTCCGCACCACCGA GGGGGGAGACCCGTACCGCCTCTACAACCTGGACGTCTTCCAGTACGAGCTCTACAACCCCATGGCACTCTACGGCTCCGTCCCACTCCTGCTAGCACACAGCGCCCGTCGCACCCTCGGCATCTTCTGGCTCAACGCTGCCGAGACCTGGGTGGATATCAGCTCCAACACTGCTGGCAAG ACACTTTTTGGGAAGCTGCTGGATTACATGCAGGGCGGGGGCGAGACGCCGCAGACGGATGTGCGCTGGATGTCGGAAAGCGGCATCATCGACgtttttctgctgctgggcCCCACACCCGCCGCCGTGGCAGGGCAGTACGCCGCCCTCACCG GCACCCAGGCGCTGCCCCCCCTCTTTGCTTTGGGTTACCACCAGAGCCGCTGGAATTACAATGACGAGGAGGACGTGGCAGCGGTGGAGCGGGGTTTCGAGGAACACGCCGTCCCCTGCGATGTCCTCTGGCTGGATATCGAACACGCTGACGGCAAACGTTACTTCACTTGGGACCCCAGCAAGTTCCCCCGACCCCGTGACATGCTGGAACGCCTGGCTGCCAAGAAACGCAAG ATGGTCAGCATCGTGGACCCCCACATCAAAGTGGACAGCGGGTACCGCGTTCACAACGAGCTGCGCTCCCGCGGCTTCTACGTCAAGACGAAAGATGGCAGCGACTACGAGGGCTGGTGCTGGCCAG gctctgctgcatACCCCGACTTCACCAACCCTGAGATGCGCGCGTGGTGGGCCTCCATGTTTGCCTATGACCAGTACGAG ggctcgACCGAGAACCTTTTCACTTGGAACGACATGAACGAGCCCTCGGTCTTCAGCGGCCCTGAGGTGACGATGCACAAGGACGCCGTGCACCACGGCGGCTGGGAGCACCGAGACCTCCACAACCTCTACGGCCTCTACGTG CAAATGGCGACAGCCGAGGGGCAGATCCAGCGCTCGGGTGGGCAGCACCGACCCTTCGTCCTGAGCCGGGCTTTCTTCGCTGGCTCCCAGCGTTACG GCGCGGTGTGGACGGGTGACAATGCGGCCGAGTGGGAGCACCTGAAGATTTCCATCCCCATGTGCCTGAGCTTCGGCCTCGCCGGTCTCTCCTTCTGCGGCT CGGACGTGGGGGGCTTTTTCAAGAACCCCGAAGCGGAGCTGCTGGTGCGGTGGTACCAAGCGGGCGCTTTCCAACCCTTTTTCCGCGCCCACGCTCACCTGGATACGGCGCGCCGCGAACCCTGGCTTTTCGGGGAGGAAAACGTGGCGCTGATCCGCGCCGCCATCCGCCAGCGTTACGCTCTCCTCCCGTTTTGGTACACCGCTTTCTACCGCAGCCACCGCCACGGGCTGCCCGTCATGAG gCCGCTTTGGATGGAGTACCCCGAGGATGCCACCACCTTCGCCATCGATGACCAGTACATGATcg ACAGGGCGCTGCTGGTGCACCCCGTGACGGAGCAGGGTGCCCGTGGGGTGCAGGTTTACTTACCCGGCAAGGGAGAG GTCTGGTACGACGTCACCTCCCACCAGAAGCACCACGCACCCCAGACGCTCTACGTGCCGGTGACCATGAGCAGC gTGCCGGTGTTCCAGCGCGGGGGGACGGTGGTGCCGCGGCAGGAGAGGGTGCGACGTTCCACCGAGTGCATGCGGGGGGACCCCTTCACCCTCTACGTGGCCCTCAGCCCCCAG GGCACAGCCGAGGGCGATCTTTTCCTGGATGACGGGCAGAGTTTTGACTACGAGACAAAGGCGCGCTATTTGCACCTGCAATTCACCTTCGCTGGCAACACGCTGACAGCCAG CTCCGCGGACCCCCGGGGTTCCTTCGACACCCCGGCTTGGCTGGAGCGTGTGGTGATCCTGGGCACGGGGAAACCGGCCACTGTCGTTCTCCGTCCTGCGG acgGCTCCGAAACGCGCCTCGACTTCCAGCACGAGGCCGAGACTTCCGTCCTCACCCTGCGCAAACCGGGGGTCCGCATCGGCGACGACTGGGCCATCGTCCTCCGATAA